Proteins from a genomic interval of Pseudomonas anuradhapurensis:
- a CDS encoding GNAT family N-acetyltransferase, translated as MASSEVHLRPITDADQAFLRTLYGTTRAGEMAMLPWDQAAIDTFLDQQFQAQHAHYQTHFADAGFSIIETAGEAIGRAYLLWTDSHLQIIDTALMPAWRGRGIGTGLIRQWLAQADRQGLSVGLHVTLDNPALRLYQRNGFEVVGDNGLYLQMRRTALAVFHVDRPA; from the coding sequence ATGGCCAGTTCCGAAGTACACCTGCGCCCCATCACCGACGCCGACCAGGCGTTCCTGCGTACCCTCTATGGCACCACCCGGGCTGGCGAAATGGCCATGCTGCCATGGGATCAGGCCGCCATCGATACGTTTCTCGACCAACAGTTCCAGGCCCAGCACGCCCATTACCAGACTCACTTTGCCGACGCCGGTTTCTCGATCATCGAAACCGCGGGTGAAGCGATCGGCCGCGCCTACCTGCTGTGGACCGACAGCCATCTGCAAATCATCGACACTGCCTTGATGCCCGCCTGGCGAGGCCGGGGCATCGGCACCGGGTTGATCCGACAGTGGTTGGCACAGGCCGATCGACAGGGCCTCAGCGTCGGCCTGCACGTGACCTTGGACAATCCGGCGCTGCGCCTGTACCAGCGCAACGGTTTCGAAGTGGTTGGCGACAACGGCCTGTATCTGCAGATGCGCCGGACGGCGCTCGCAGTTTTTCACGTCGACAGGCCTGCCTGA
- a CDS encoding phage tail protein produces the protein MSEPFLGEIRMFAGNFAPRGWAQCQGQLLSISQNSALFAILGTTYGGNGQTTFGLPDLRGRMPVGVGTGPGLPTVDQGEMAGANQVSLLPQNLPAIAVAIPASKASVAIPAVVTNANLAEPTTASVLATPYDTTGSGAAASIYSDAAASTTLKPFDANIPPMNVVAGGSSIPVSVQAPYLGMNFIIALEGIFPARN, from the coding sequence ATGAGTGAGCCATTCCTCGGTGAGATCAGGATGTTTGCGGGCAATTTCGCGCCGCGTGGCTGGGCACAGTGCCAAGGGCAGCTGTTGAGCATCTCGCAGAACAGCGCACTGTTCGCCATCCTGGGCACCACCTACGGCGGTAACGGCCAGACCACGTTCGGCCTGCCTGACCTGCGCGGCCGCATGCCCGTTGGCGTGGGTACCGGGCCCGGCTTGCCGACCGTGGACCAGGGTGAAATGGCCGGGGCCAACCAGGTCAGCCTGCTGCCGCAGAACCTGCCGGCCATCGCGGTGGCGATTCCTGCCAGCAAAGCCAGTGTCGCCATCCCGGCGGTGGTCACCAATGCCAACCTCGCCGAGCCTACCACCGCCAGCGTGCTGGCCACACCTTACGACACCACTGGTTCGGGAGCGGCAGCGAGCATCTACTCCGATGCCGCCGCCAGCACCACCCTGAAACCGTTCGATGCCAACATTCCGCCAATGAACGTGGTGGCGGGCGGCAGTTCGATACCTGTTTCGGTACAAGCACCTTACCTGGGCATGAACTTCATCATCGCCCTGGAAGGCATCTTCCCGGCCCGTAACTGA